GGGCCCCAGCTCTGGGCCAGACCCCTCAGGAGCTCTCTGAGGCCCACCCCCTTTAAGCCTTTTGCAGACAGCAGGACACAGACATAGAGGTGGAGACCAGCCCCTTCCTTTGGCATGGTACACCCTAGCTCAGGGGACAGAGTCTGAGGGTGACGGTATGAGgcctgagctctgggctggcctgTGAGAGAAAGAGGGTCAGTCCGCAGCCTTGGTGCCCTCAGAGCTTCCACACCAAGAAGTCCCCTCTACAGCTCCTCATAGACACTGCTGAAAACCTGCTGCAGTAACCGGCTAGCCCTAGCCACGGGGAAACAAGACTCCACCTTTAACCAGTCTTCCCAAATGGGGAGCCTGGGGAAGGACTGCTCCTCGGTCAGCTtggaagagaaagggtgggaaCGGATGAGCCTGGCATTGCCATTGGTCCTGGTCATAAGAGATAGTCACATTCTTGCATCTAGTAAAAAGAGAGGGATCAAAAAGCACCACCACCTTCCGGGAGGGCTTTGACGGTCCTGACGGGGTAAGGAGTGTCTACTTCTGATTCAGGCAAGGGATATAAGGTGCCTCTTTGAGCTCTCAGGGTCATCCTAGCCTACCAGCTTTCCTGGGAGCTCTTTCTGCTCACCCCTTCAAGCCTGCCACTTTCCCTGGAGCTGCCTGCCGACAGAGCTCCGGCATACTCCCAAGGTCTGGACCGAAGCCCCAGGAGAAAGGTGAGCACCCCCCAGTCCCTTCAGTTGGCCTTGCTCAGTCTATAGTCTTCCACTGGCTCTCGGCTCTCCACAGCTGACAGGGCTATGAGCATCTGAGCAGCATAGTAAGTGGACATGATGAGTGCCCGAGAGTAGGGCACAGGAAAGCAGAACTTGTTGAGAGCGATGGTCAGGTCTGAGATGATGAAAAGCAGTGCGCCACTGCCGGCTGCCAGCTCCGTCCATCGCCAGGCTGCCCCAACCAGCCGCAGCCCTGCCATAGCTCTCCAGCCCATGAAGCTGATAAGGGCTACATAGACCCCCACCAGGTAGGTGAAGGCACCATATAGCCCTGGGTAGAGTAGGGCATAACATAGGCCTGACAGCACTCCAATCACCAGACCTGTCCGGAGAGCCAGTGGCCGCATGCCAAAGGCTGAGGCATAGAGTATGTGTGTCACAGCAAACATCAGGAGACCTGGAAGCAAAAGGGCATAAAGAATGCTAAAAGCAGGCTTCATGACTTATGAAGGGACAAGGGGTAACCCAGCTCTGCTCTGGGACTGAGAGGGGCGAGCAAAGTGACAGTTTCACACTCATCCTCTCACTTAAAGTGGTTTTCCCTCCTCCAACTCTTGGTTCCTTTTTCCAaagccctgccccacccccaccacaggACCCTCTTCCTCCAGCCCCAGGCACCCACCCAGGCAACTCCTAGAACTACTGACCATGTTCAAAGTAGCCGTGGTCCTGCCAGATGAGGAAGGCGTCACCCACGGCAGAGAAGACAAGTCCCACAAAGATGAGGGAGGCACTGGAGTGGGCCAGCAGGAACCTGAAGCCATGGGCCAGGAGGAAAAGCCAGAGGCAGAAGATGGGCAGGCACTTGATAAGGGCGCTGACCCACGATGGGCTGGATGCGGGCAGCCAGAGCACAAAATACACGCAGGTGGCCTTAAAGAAGGGCACCAGCTTGGGTCCCTCGCTCTTCACCTGCAGGAGACAGCACAAGAGCAACACTCGGCGGCTGAGTCACTGAAGCCCATGGCGGGATCTAAAACCTGCACCTTTCCCCAAGGCTACAGCGCACACTCCAGCCCTACACCGTTCAGAACAGGGAGGACTGACAGAGAAACCTAGCCTCTCTGGCTCCAACCAGCCAGCAGGACGTGAAGAAAGCCATTATCACCTCAAGGCTCAATTTACCAGGACAGGAAAGGGCTCCACTGTCCTGTTACTCTTGTCCACTCTTGGCCCTGGAACTTGGCCAGAATAGGTCCTTCACTGGAACAACAGTGACTGTTAGGATATTCCCTTTTGCAGCCTCGAGCTGTTCCTTCCGggctttctcctccccctcctagAGGGATCCCTTAGCACCTCTCCCTGTCAGCCTCAGCTCCCAGCTGTGTGGAACTGGAGCAATGTCAGAGGGAAACCACAGAAACGCACTGACTGACCAACTCATGATCCCAGCTTTGGAGCCAGGACTCAGGCTTAGAGCCCTGGCAACACCAGGTGAGTGCCAGGAATGTGGGAGAGTGGCAGCACCTCCACCCACTGGCTCTCGGTCCTGCCCAGGCAGCCCCTCAGCTTCCACTCTACCTGTTAGACTAAAGGTGGCACCAAGGACAAAGAGAGGTGCTAGGGATGCTGGGAAGAGAAACAGATCTGTGTTGGGAGCAATAAACAGTATTTGAGACACCAAAGATTTCCAGAGCTAGGAAAGGGGGTGCTGGCACCAAAGACAGGAAGGGGGGAGGGCTTCTGGTCCCAGCTTCTGATCTGGAGCCAGCAGACAGGCTGCGAGGCGATGGGGAACTGAGAGGGGAAGCTGGCACAGCTGACTGGGTCTCAGCTGGATTAGGGGGAGGGCAGCTAAAGAAAGGTTTTACTCAAGGCCACTGCAGGCACAGCCTGAGCTGGGGGAGGAGATGCCACAGATGTTCTGTGGCCTCCTGAAGCTCCTTCCCGTGGACTGCTAGTTCAGGGTTTCTGAGGATGAACTGGAGCAGCTGGGGTTCCCTATAAGCTCACCTTCCACCTAAAGTGCTCTGGCTTTATGAGAAAGCTGTTTCACCAGGACTCATTCAGATTCCCAGGCTACCAGGTACCTGATGCAACTGGGAAAGAGTAGGAAGAGGTAGACAGGGGTCCAGGGTACTTCCAGAAGTTAGAGATGGGAACAAGACTTGACACTCCCTTCTCAAGGAAACGCCCTTATCTCGGACAGTCAGAGTGATGGCACAGCCAAAGGGAAGAGAGCCGAGGGGATGATGCCCAGCAACACCTGTCAGCCCTCAGAAACATCAATTTTGCTCTCCCCTCATCCCCAGACCAATGCTTTCTAAAAGAAACTGGTAGGAAGTGGTGAAATCATGACAGTCAGAGAAGCCAGCCTTAGAAGGGGGGGAGACAAGCCAAAGGTTGGCGCTGACAAAGTCTGAAAAGGAGGTCAAGTCAATAGAGCGATCCACCTTCACCTAGCGCCTTAGCAGCGTTGCTTAGAATGAGGCGTCGCCTCCTGCGCCTACAATAAGAAGAGGAAACCAGCTTGCGGCAGGATTTCCAGGAGGTCTGGCCCCCCACCCTCTTGAATGCTTCTCTGAGGTCCCACCACGCAGCGGCCCGCTGCGTCCGGTCCCAGGCCAAGACCCGCAGACCCGCTCCAGACACACGAGGATCAACAAAGTCACGCTTCCGAGTCACGTGCACAATGTTTTCCTCCCTCCGCGGGCGCCGGGGGGCGCGCGGAGGAGGGGCGCTGCGGGAGTGGGGAGCCAGGGGCCTGACAGCCGCCGCCTCCCCGGAGGGGACCGCCAGCTTCCTCCGCCGCCTCGCCCCAGGCCCGGGGGCTCCGGCCGCGGCTCGCGCACTCACCACAGTGACCGGAGACAccatggcggcggcggcggcggcggctggcACCGGCTCCGGGTGGCACCGCCGGGACGCAGCCAGAGCCAGGTGGACAAAGCCCGGTGAAGCACAATACCTCCCGCGCGCCGGGCGCTCGGAGTACTGTCTGTGCACCCCGGGACGTCACCGCAGACCCAGCCAATGAGAGGACCGCAGCCTCGGGGGGGCGGAGCCCGGCCGGCGGCGCCCGCCAGGCTCCCTCTGTTTCTCCGCTGAAAAGGAGGTCCTCCCAcccgggcgggggcggggctcCAGACCACGCCCCCTCGGGAGCGTGCCTGGGCTTTCCGGAACGTGACCGCGACCCCCAAGGTTGGGGAGCCAGCAAGGCTGAGAGCCGTCTCTGCCCGCTGGAGCATCGCGGGATGCACCTTCTCTTAACTCCGGAACAAAGAGCAAAGCCAGATTGTCAGTCTAGTCAGACGCAATTCCTGTAAGACGCGGCTCTGACAGTGTAGTCACAGGTCCCAGCGGAGGATCAATAGACATTCAGCCTTCTGCATGGGAGCAGATAGTGTTCCAGGCACACAGTGTACGTAAACTACACAGAATCGTAGTTTTTTAATTGCTTCGTAGAATTGCATTAAGCGCACTTGGACCCTTGAGCACTGAACGAATAAAGCTATAGAAAGGTAAAGATGGGCTGACCACCATCCTCCCACCAAAGCCATGGGTGAAAGCGAGCAGCAGCCTGTGTGCGGACCCCTGGCATCAGCGGGTAAACTAACTACAGGCGCTGGGTTTCCTTAGTCACACACCCTCACGGCTGCAACGACAGTGACTCCACAGGAGCAAAGCTTGCCTAAGGACGCCAAGAAGTGTGAACCAACTGCCTGAAGTACGGGGTAAATGGTTACAAGGCTGGTGGGCTGGAGCATGTTTAGAAACGTGTGTTCAGAACTGGGTGGGCTGGCAAGGAGTCGAATGGACTACAGTGAAGCTCTGTTCGCTACTAACATGGCCTTTGCCTTCTCTGACCTAGATTCCCTCATCTGTCAAAATGAATGGGTGACCTCTGAGGTTCTGCCCAATCTAGACACGTGTGTAGGATGAGGAAGGGCTAAGGTTGCTGGTGTCAGGAAATACAAGTCTATCCAGCAGGCTTCATGGAAGCAGAGGTTTCCAAATACCTCCCAAAGGATGGATATGTGGTCTGGGTTACACACAGAGCTTTAGCTGCGGTGTCAGCTGTTGGGAAGGGAGAAACACTGGCCATGCCCTGAGATGGGAATACAGGGCCCTGTACTGGACCCCAGCCTCATGCTGGCCAGGGAGAGGCGCTTGGGGAACTCTGCAGTGATCCTCTCCCCCAGGCCTTCCTCAGATATCCCTAATCCCTAAGCTACTGACCTGACATCCCCTCAGAGAGGGGCAGCCCTTCTCCTGGTAACAGTATTGACAACCTAAAATTCCAAATGGAGTCCAAAAAAAGGTGCAAGTCAAGGTTTGAGAGAGGGGAGTCACACACCTCATCTCTAGGCACATTCATAAGTTAGGAGCTTCACGGAGACCACCTGTCTTACCTGAGTGAGAAGTGGGAGTGGCTGCTGCCAAGGCTTTGTCATATACACTCTTACCAAGTTCGTTGCTGGGAAAGAACACTGAACTAAAAGCAATACAGACTTGGTTCCTCCTCACCTAGGACTTGCTGGAGGTGTGTTTGGGCATACGCCACTCTGTCtttggagcctcagtttcccatcaACAGATTATAAAATCATCACATATGTTCCAGTTTCAGGCCAAACCTCCATGTCACCCGTGGGAGTACTCAAATCAGGGCATTTTAGTTTCTCTGAACCCCAGTTTGTCtaactataaaaatgaaaatgtgaagATTAAGGGATTTCTCTTCCGGGGGAGAGGGGAGTGTAGTTGAGGTCAGAGTTGGAACTGCATGGAGGTATGTTTCAGGCATCTGTGAGTTGCATgaaatggatgctgggaacagaacatggtcctctgcaagaaaggtatgtgccatctctccagcccctgagaatAAACCTTATTAGTTGTTCTCATAACTGGGGCCAACTGAAATTACTTGAGACgtcttttaaaaacatgtcaTTGTCTACCTTAGTCCTACTAATTCATCAATTTTCATAAGCCTCATATACAAATACCCAAGTATACAAAGACATAAGGTCTAGAAATGTCATTCACAGGATTTTTCTGCCAGTGGGCAATAGGTGgcccacaaaaccaaaaaagtccATCCTCCTACCCACTCAGAGCTGtgtgttgttgttctgtttcgttgagacagagtctcagtgtATACttctggatgacctggaactctgtgtagaccaggctggctttgaactctcagagatctgctgtctctgcctcccaactgttgagattaaaggtatgtgccagcaTACCCAGCCCAGGTCCACCCTTGGTTCCTTCTGCTCTGGGACGTAAGGACAGTGCTCACCAGGACTCCCCCTTCCAGTTGAGTTTAGCTCCTAGTCAGAGGCCTGTCAGGATGGAAGGAGAATATGGACAAGGTCCATTTCTAGAAGCTGTGCTTCTCCCTGTCTAAGTCTAGGCCATCTTCCCAAAACCTCAAGCCTTTGGCAGTGTGCCTCTGGGCCAAACACTGATGGTGTTACCTAATCTTTACCTCACTCTGTCTGCTTGAACTAACAGAATTTCTGCCCTGCCCTAATCTTATCTTTGAAGTCAAGGTGCCTGACGTCCCTCTTCAGGTGGCCAAGTAACCAGTCAGGTCTAAGATGGATACCACAGTGACTGCCCCGTGACTTCCAACTTCCTTACAGTCCTGTAACTGTGTGCTAAATGACACCTCTCAACACCATGACAGGTGACCAGAGAGAACCAGAAAGGGAACAAAAAAATAGGGGCATCTGAAATCCTGGAAAATCCCTATCCATCCCCAGAAAAGACAGGACTCTCTCTGTCCTTCATTGGCCCATCCCGCCCTTGCTGCCTTCACTGATGGCTATAACTTCCTGACGCTAGCCTTTGGAGCAGCTACTATGCAAATTTATCTTCCATTTCTAATCTTAGCCAAGAATAAAAACCTCCTTCACTGTGCAGTGAGCATTACATTTTATTGTGGATTCCATAACTCCAAGCGGGAAAAGGGAACCAGATATTAGCAGCAGTTTGGTTACTCTACATCTCTACAGGTAGTAATTGATTCTCTTCAGTTAAATACTGCTAAGCCTTGATTGACGAAGACGATAAAAACCACTTTCCCTCAGAGAAAGAACTTACCCTAATTTTATTCCTATgggtaatatatttttaattcaatttttaaatttttccttggTTTTTTGGGAGGGTTGTTTTAGGCTTTCTTGGTTTTCTATTCCAGATAGCAGGGGGTAGAGTAGGACTTAATGAAAATCTACACCCCTTCTTTTCTGTCCCCAAAATGACTTGTCCTCTGGTCCTTCTCACACAGCGCTGTCATTTTCTCTGTTCTTGCCTTTCACTGATTGACTCCACCAACAAATGTATGAAGTGTACCTGCGTATGCACTGGCTCTCGCTTTAGCTACCGGGGTTATAAATATTGAGCAAAAATCAGCCCCTGGGTTCATGGAGTTCACAAGCAGTTAAGTAAGCAAACAGGTCGCGTGGCACTGAAGTAATTGAGGTGGTGTCACATACCTGTAGTCCCAGATGCTCAGGAAACTGATGTGGAAGATGACTTGAGCCCACAAAGTCAAGACCAGTATAGGCAACGcagcctcaagaaaaaaaaataataatagaggtGTGACTGTATGTTACAAGGGACATAAAGAGGACTTCAGAGTGACTCACTGTGCCTGTCACAGTAGAAGAAGGTGGGGCttactcagaagaagaaaacaaacagcaatgGATGCAGCACCCTTGAAAGATGAAATCAGATGTGTACCCACACGAGACATGCTCAATCAGGGACAAAACTGTGGCTATAAGGGCTGAGAAAGGGAGGTagagaggatcctgggtaagtgGAGAAGGAATACAAGGAACTAGGTCAAGGAGGATCGTGAAGGTTCTATTAAGAAATTTGTACTTGGCTCAGGAGatgtcatttgttttctgttcCCAGCTTCTCTGCTTGGTTCTGGTTCTCTGTGCCCAGGCCAGACTTCCCAGATCATGTCTAACTAGCTTTAAGAATCTTCACTCCTGTTACACTCCCCTTTAACCTAGAGAAGAAATACTGGAAGTGTGACAAGGTCATATGAAGTTATGATAAGAGTATGTGAGAGCAGGTTGATAAGGTTGttgaggttgtttgtttgtttgtttgtttgtttatttttgagacagggccttattatgtagcccaggctggtctagtCACTatctagactaggctggcttacaaagatccacctgtctctacttcctta
This is a stretch of genomic DNA from Meriones unguiculatus strain TT.TT164.6M chromosome 1, Bangor_MerUng_6.1, whole genome shotgun sequence. It encodes these proteins:
- the Tmem86a gene encoding lysoplasmalogenase TMEM86A, which produces MVSPVTVVKSEGPKLVPFFKATCVYFVLWLPASSPSWVSALIKCLPIFCLWLFLLAHGFRFLLAHSSASLIFVGLVFSAVGDAFLIWQDHGYFEHGLLMFAVTHILYASAFGMRPLALRTGLVIGVLSGLCYALLYPGLYGAFTYLVGVYVALISFMGWRAMAGLRLVGAAWRWTELAAGSGALLFIISDLTIALNKFCFPVPYSRALIMSTYYAAQMLIALSAVESREPVEDYRLSKAN